ATCTTTCACCGCCAAATACAATTGCAATAAGCTAGTATGGTATGCCGAAACTAATGATGTATATGTCGCTCTTGAGGAAGAAAAAAGAATTAAAGCTGGCTCAAGGGCAAAAAAAATTAAAATGA
The nucleotide sequence above comes from Candidatus Neomarinimicrobiota bacterium. Encoded proteins:
- a CDS encoding GIY-YIG nuclease family protein codes for the protein SFTAKYNCNKLVWYAETNDVYVALEEEKRIKAGSRAKKIKMIEEMNPDWKDLSKEWFEE